In one Brevibacillus composti genomic region, the following are encoded:
- a CDS encoding THUMP domain-containing class I SAM-dependent RNA methyltransferase translates to MQKVNLIATATFGLESVVADEVKALGYEDVRVDNGKVEFTADISAIARTNLWLRTADRVRLKIGEFQATTFDELFEKTKALPWSDWIPVDATFPVEGKSVKSTLFSVPDCQAIVKKAVVESLKKTYKQDWFEEKGPLYKIEVALLKDTATLTIDTTGPGLHKRGYRTLIGAAPLKETMAAAMILLSRWKPDRVLMDPMCGSGTIPIEAALIGQNIAPGMNREFVSESWPTIPKTAWREARAETHDLARYDQPLEIIGTDIDEDILRVARRNAAEAGVDEHIHFQQMDVRDVRTKRKYGYLICNPPYGERLGDWKQASRLYQEMGKTFSALDTWSLYFLTSDEEFEEHIGRKASKKRKLYNGNIKVDYYQFFGPRPPRQSPIKAPGQDEQNER, encoded by the coding sequence ATGCAAAAAGTAAACTTGATTGCAACGGCAACCTTCGGGCTGGAGTCCGTGGTGGCCGATGAGGTAAAAGCACTCGGCTATGAAGACGTCAGAGTAGACAATGGCAAGGTAGAGTTCACTGCCGATATTTCTGCCATCGCCAGGACAAATTTATGGTTACGAACGGCGGATCGCGTGCGTCTTAAAATAGGGGAATTTCAGGCGACCACCTTTGACGAACTGTTTGAGAAGACCAAGGCGCTTCCTTGGTCCGACTGGATCCCGGTCGACGCCACTTTCCCGGTCGAAGGGAAATCGGTCAAATCGACACTCTTCAGCGTCCCGGACTGCCAGGCCATCGTCAAAAAGGCAGTCGTGGAAAGCTTGAAAAAAACGTACAAGCAGGATTGGTTTGAGGAAAAGGGGCCGCTTTACAAAATCGAGGTAGCACTGCTAAAGGATACCGCTACCCTGACGATCGACACGACGGGCCCGGGTCTGCACAAGCGGGGATATCGCACATTGATCGGGGCCGCACCGCTGAAAGAGACCATGGCCGCCGCGATGATTTTGCTCTCCCGCTGGAAGCCGGACCGGGTGTTGATGGACCCGATGTGCGGCTCGGGCACGATTCCGATCGAAGCCGCCTTGATCGGGCAAAATATCGCCCCCGGCATGAACCGGGAATTCGTCTCGGAGAGCTGGCCGACCATTCCGAAGACCGCGTGGCGGGAAGCGCGTGCCGAGACGCATGATCTGGCCCGTTACGACCAGCCTCTGGAGATTATCGGCACAGACATCGACGAGGACATCCTGCGCGTGGCCAGACGGAATGCAGCGGAAGCGGGCGTGGATGAGCATATTCATTTTCAGCAGATGGATGTCCGCGACGTCCGCACCAAACGGAAGTACGGCTATCTGATTTGCAACCCTCCGTACGGCGAGAGGCTGGGAGACTGGAAGCAAGCCAGCCGCTTGTACCAGGAGATGGGCAAAACCTTCTCCGCGCTGGATACCTGGTCGCTCTATTTCCTCACGTCGGACGAAGAATTCGAAGAGCATATCGGACGCAAAGCGAGCAAAAAACGAAAGCTCTACAACGGCAATATCAAAGTGGATTACTATCAGTTTTTTGGTCCACGACCACCCCGTCAAAGTCCGATCAAGGCCCCCGGCCAAGACGAACAAAACGAGAGATAG